From a single Mycolicibacterium mengxianglii genomic region:
- a CDS encoding ArnT family glycosyltransferase — MTITDDTAAGSVRLDDETPTRNPLSRWLTGAPEQPRWERPALLPLLAGAAVLYLWALGSLGWANEFYAAAVQAGTMSWKALLFGSLDPGNAITVDKPPAALWAMALAGKLFGFSSWSMLVPQALMGVGSVALLYAAVRRTSGPGAGLLAGLALALTPVAALMFRFNNPDALLVLLLVVAAYCIVRALDGPPVRWTALAGVALGFAFLAKLLQAFLIVPVLALVVLVAVPGSVWKRLGALVAGLVAMVVSGGWFVALVSLWPADSRPYIGGSTDNSLLELALGYNGLGRVFGGDGNPTRGAGAGFPEGGPPGGGGNAMFGGDPGITRMFGQAMGTEISWLLPAALIGLIVGLWFTRRAPRTDRTRAGLLLWGGWAVVTALIFSYMKGIMHPYYTIALAPGIAGVVAIAVVKLWQGRAYRSSRIWLALMLAATGVWNFVLLDRTPEWLPWLRWVVLVGAIVVAAVLIVGGHQLGRYTVALAFAGVLFGLAATGAYTVQTVVHNAGGGPIPTSGPAREGGSFGPGGPGGPGGPMGFGPMGGSSEQLEQFLVGSDKRWAAATIGSHLAGSLQLKTGASVMAIGGFSGGDNAPTLAQFQQYVRDGDVGYLLVSERGPGGGPGWHDGESAGAQITEWVQDNFPAQTIDGTTVYDLTS; from the coding sequence ATGACCATCACCGACGACACCGCGGCCGGTTCAGTCCGGTTGGACGATGAAACCCCCACGCGAAACCCGTTGTCCCGCTGGCTGACCGGTGCACCCGAGCAGCCACGCTGGGAACGGCCCGCCCTGCTGCCGCTGCTGGCGGGTGCAGCCGTGCTCTACCTGTGGGCGCTGGGATCGCTCGGCTGGGCCAACGAGTTCTACGCAGCGGCCGTGCAGGCCGGCACCATGAGCTGGAAGGCGTTGCTGTTCGGGTCACTGGATCCCGGCAACGCCATCACCGTCGACAAGCCGCCGGCGGCGCTGTGGGCGATGGCCTTGGCCGGCAAGCTGTTCGGGTTCAGCTCGTGGAGCATGCTGGTGCCGCAGGCGCTGATGGGGGTGGGCTCTGTCGCCCTGCTCTACGCGGCCGTGCGGCGCACCTCCGGCCCCGGTGCGGGCCTGCTGGCCGGGCTGGCGCTGGCTCTGACGCCGGTGGCGGCATTGATGTTCCGCTTCAACAACCCCGACGCGCTGCTGGTGCTGCTGCTGGTGGTCGCCGCGTACTGCATCGTGCGCGCGCTGGACGGACCACCCGTGCGCTGGACGGCGCTGGCCGGTGTCGCGCTGGGCTTCGCTTTCCTGGCCAAGCTGCTACAGGCGTTCCTCATCGTTCCGGTGCTGGCGTTGGTGGTGCTGGTCGCAGTGCCCGGCAGCGTGTGGAAACGACTCGGGGCGCTGGTGGCCGGTCTGGTCGCGATGGTGGTTTCCGGTGGCTGGTTCGTGGCGCTGGTGAGCCTGTGGCCGGCGGACTCGCGTCCCTATATCGGCGGGTCGACCGATAACAGCCTGCTGGAGTTGGCGCTCGGTTACAACGGTCTGGGGCGGGTGTTCGGCGGCGACGGCAACCCCACCCGGGGAGCGGGCGCCGGTTTCCCGGAGGGCGGCCCGCCCGGAGGCGGCGGCAATGCCATGTTCGGCGGCGATCCCGGCATCACCCGCATGTTCGGTCAGGCGATGGGCACCGAGATCTCGTGGCTGCTGCCCGCGGCGCTGATCGGTCTGATTGTCGGACTGTGGTTCACCCGCCGTGCGCCGCGCACCGACCGCACCCGGGCAGGCCTGCTGCTGTGGGGCGGCTGGGCCGTGGTGACGGCCCTGATCTTCAGCTACATGAAGGGGATCATGCATCCCTATTACACGATCGCACTGGCGCCCGGGATCGCCGGCGTAGTCGCGATTGCGGTGGTGAAGCTGTGGCAAGGCCGGGCGTACCGTTCATCGCGAATCTGGTTGGCGCTCATGCTTGCCGCCACCGGGGTGTGGAACTTCGTGCTGCTCGACCGCACTCCGGAATGGCTGCCGTGGCTGCGGTGGGTGGTGCTGGTCGGCGCGATCGTCGTGGCGGCTGTGCTGATTGTCGGCGGTCACCAACTGGGCCGCTATACCGTGGCGCTGGCGTTCGCCGGTGTGCTGTTCGGCCTCGCCGCCACCGGCGCCTACACCGTGCAGACCGTTGTGCACAACGCCGGCGGTGGCCCGATTCCGACTTCCGGGCCCGCGCGTGAGGGCGGGAGCTTCGGCCCGGGTGGGCCGGGTGGCCCGGGTGGGCCCATGGGGTTCGGTCCGATGGGTGGTTCGTCCGAACAGCTCGAGCAGTTCCTGGTGGGCAGCGACAAGCGTTGGGCCGCAGCAACTATCGGGTCTCACCTGGCGGGCAGCCTACAGCTGAAGACCGGCGCGTCGGTGATGGCAATCGGCGGGTTCAGTGGTGGCGACAACGCCCCCACCCTGGCGCAGTTCCAGCAGTACGTGCGTGACGGCGACGTCGGTTACCTGCTGGTCAGCGAACGGGGGCCCGGCGGCGGGCCCGGCTGGCACGATGGCGAGTCGGCCGGCGCGCAGATCACCGAGTGGGTACAGGACAACTTCCCCGCTCAGACCATCGACGGGACGACGGTGTACGACCTGACCTCGTAG
- a CDS encoding bifunctional glycosyltransferase family 2/GtrA family protein: protein MTDTPAIESSAVSLPGAASRNAALIAAERGVPVLDVVVPVYNEQAALADSVRRLHRHMSSEFPFPFRITIADNASTDATPQIADQLAAEFAEVRVRRLELKGRGRALQQVWATSDAPVLAYMDVDLSTDLAALAPLVAPLISGHSDLAIGTRLSRGSRVVRGAKREIISRCYNLILRSTLAARFSDAQCGFKAIRADVAARLLPHVRDTAWFFDTELLVLAERSGMRIHEVPVDWVDDPDSRVDIVSTAIADLKGIARMLAGFSTGRIPVAAIGAQLGPAAEPPPSLLRQVVRFATVGVLSTLAYLLLFLALRPLGAQGANLVALLVTAVANTAANRRFTFGVRGRTGVARHQFEGLVVFAIGLGLTSGTLAALHHFGEPARTIELLALVGANLLATVVRFVLLRGWVFHPRRGTR from the coding sequence ATGACTGATACCCCGGCGATCGAATCCTCGGCGGTCTCCCTGCCCGGAGCAGCCTCCCGGAACGCCGCACTGATCGCCGCCGAGCGCGGTGTGCCCGTGCTCGACGTCGTGGTCCCCGTCTACAACGAGCAGGCCGCACTCGCCGACTCGGTACGGCGGCTGCACCGGCATATGAGCTCGGAGTTCCCGTTCCCGTTCCGCATCACGATCGCCGACAATGCCAGCACCGATGCCACGCCGCAGATCGCGGACCAGCTGGCTGCCGAGTTCGCCGAGGTGCGGGTGCGCCGGCTGGAACTCAAAGGCCGCGGTCGGGCCCTGCAGCAGGTCTGGGCAACCTCGGACGCGCCGGTGCTGGCCTACATGGACGTGGACCTGTCCACGGACCTGGCCGCTCTGGCCCCGCTGGTGGCACCGCTGATTTCCGGACACTCCGACCTGGCTATCGGCACCCGGCTGTCCCGGGGAAGCCGCGTCGTCCGCGGCGCCAAGCGTGAGATCATCTCGCGCTGCTACAACTTGATTTTGCGGTCAACGCTGGCCGCCCGGTTCTCCGACGCCCAGTGCGGGTTCAAGGCGATCCGCGCCGATGTCGCCGCCCGGCTGCTGCCGCACGTGCGCGACACCGCGTGGTTCTTCGACACCGAACTGCTGGTGCTGGCCGAGCGCAGCGGGATGCGCATCCACGAGGTCCCCGTGGACTGGGTGGACGACCCCGACAGCCGCGTCGACATCGTGTCCACCGCCATCGCCGACCTCAAGGGAATCGCCCGCATGCTGGCAGGTTTCAGCACCGGCCGCATCCCGGTGGCTGCCATCGGCGCCCAGCTCGGCCCGGCAGCGGAACCACCGCCGTCGCTGCTGCGGCAGGTCGTCCGGTTCGCGACGGTCGGTGTGCTGTCCACGCTGGCGTACCTGCTGCTGTTCCTTGCGCTGCGCCCTCTGGGCGCCCAAGGCGCCAATCTGGTGGCGTTGCTGGTCACCGCGGTCGCCAACACCGCCGCCAATCGGCGGTTCACCTTCGGGGTACGCGGCCGCACCGGGGTGGCGCGCCACCAGTTCGAAGGGCTTGTGGTGTTCGCGATCGGGCTGGGTTTGACCAGCGGGACGTTGGCGGCGCTGCACCACTTCGGCGAACCGGCGCGCACGATTGAACTCCTGGCTCTGGTGGGGGCCAACCTGTTGGCCACCGTGGTCCGTTTCGTGCTTCTCCGCGGTTGGGTGTTCCACCCCCGCCGTGGCACCCGCTGA
- a CDS encoding ArnT family glycosyltransferase — protein sequence MTAPRTQPSPAPAVPAGGRRSGAALALLLVGTAVLYLWNLGASGWANSFYTAAVQAGSSDWTAFLFGSSDAANAITVDKTPAALWVMSLSARLFGFSAWSVLVPQALMGVAAVAVLYAAVRRVSGPNAALLAGTVLALTPVAALMFRFNNPDALLVLSLVVAAYAVQRALDRDAGTWWLVLAGTALGVGFLAKMLQALLVAPVFALVFLLAADVPLRSRVRRLLAGTVALVVSAGWYLALVEVWPADSRPYIGGSQQNSILELTFGYNGLGRLTGDEVGGLGNLNHDVGWGRLLGGQMGGEIGWLLPAAVLALIAGLWLTRRAPRTDGARAALLLWGGWLVLTAVVFSYMSGIAHPYYTVALAPAIAACIGIGVPLLWHRRGDIRAATVLGGGVVITVVLSFVLLQRHSEFLPWLRWTVVVLGLTAGLLLLVAGRFVPPAARAVAAAALITTLAGPAAFTVATAATPHSGAIPSAGPNAGFGGPPGFLDAVRPGAELTALLRENATDYTWVAAAVGSNNAAGYQLTTGLPVMAVGGYNGTDPAPTLEQFQALVAAGRIHYFMDSTMLRMMGAGAASGSDSAHQIAEWVHMNFPSEDVDGVTVYDVSR from the coding sequence ATCACTGCGCCCCGAACACAACCCAGCCCGGCGCCGGCCGTGCCAGCAGGCGGCCGGCGCAGCGGCGCAGCCCTGGCGCTGCTGCTGGTCGGCACGGCGGTGCTGTACCTGTGGAACCTCGGCGCCAGCGGCTGGGCCAACAGCTTTTACACCGCCGCAGTCCAGGCGGGCTCGAGTGACTGGACCGCATTCCTTTTCGGCTCCAGCGACGCGGCCAATGCCATCACGGTCGACAAGACGCCGGCCGCGCTGTGGGTGATGAGCCTCTCGGCACGACTGTTCGGCTTCAGCGCCTGGAGCGTGCTGGTGCCGCAGGCCTTGATGGGTGTTGCCGCCGTCGCCGTGCTGTACGCAGCGGTGCGCCGGGTGTCGGGACCGAACGCCGCGCTGCTGGCCGGTACCGTCCTGGCCCTGACGCCGGTGGCCGCGTTGATGTTCCGCTTCAACAATCCCGACGCCCTGCTGGTGCTGAGCCTCGTGGTCGCCGCCTACGCCGTGCAACGCGCGCTGGACCGCGACGCCGGTACCTGGTGGCTGGTGCTGGCCGGAACGGCGCTGGGAGTCGGCTTCCTGGCGAAAATGCTGCAGGCCTTGTTGGTGGCCCCGGTGTTCGCCCTGGTGTTTCTGCTGGCCGCAGACGTGCCGCTGCGCAGCCGGGTACGACGGCTGCTGGCAGGCACCGTGGCGCTGGTGGTCTCAGCCGGCTGGTACCTGGCGCTGGTGGAAGTGTGGCCCGCCGACAGTCGCCCGTATATCGGTGGATCGCAGCAGAATTCGATCCTCGAACTGACATTCGGCTACAACGGGCTCGGTCGGCTCACCGGTGATGAAGTGGGCGGGCTGGGCAACCTCAACCACGACGTCGGCTGGGGCCGACTTCTCGGCGGCCAGATGGGCGGCGAGATCGGCTGGCTGCTACCGGCCGCGGTACTGGCGCTGATCGCCGGGTTGTGGCTCACCCGCCGTGCCCCGCGCACGGACGGCGCGCGCGCCGCCCTGCTGCTCTGGGGTGGTTGGCTGGTGCTGACCGCCGTGGTGTTCAGCTACATGTCCGGCATCGCGCACCCGTACTACACCGTGGCGCTGGCACCGGCGATCGCCGCATGTATCGGGATCGGGGTGCCGCTGCTGTGGCACCGTCGCGGTGACATCCGTGCCGCCACCGTGCTGGGCGGCGGTGTCGTGATCACCGTGGTGCTGTCTTTCGTTCTGTTGCAACGACATTCCGAGTTCCTACCGTGGCTGCGATGGACGGTGGTGGTGCTCGGTCTGACGGCAGGACTGTTGCTACTCGTGGCCGGGCGCTTCGTGCCGCCGGCGGCCAGGGCGGTGGCCGCGGCCGCGTTGATCACCACGCTGGCAGGCCCGGCAGCATTCACCGTCGCGACCGCGGCCACCCCGCACAGTGGCGCCATCCCGTCCGCCGGGCCCAACGCCGGGTTCGGGGGACCGCCTGGTTTCCTGGATGCGGTGCGACCCGGCGCCGAACTGACGGCGCTGCTGCGCGAGAACGCCACCGACTACACCTGGGTGGCCGCGGCCGTCGGCTCCAACAACGCGGCCGGCTATCAGCTCACGACCGGACTGCCGGTGATGGCGGTCGGGGGCTACAACGGCACCGACCCCGCCCCTACCCTCGAGCAGTTCCAGGCGCTGGTGGCCGCGGGGCGCATCCATTACTTCATGGACTCCACGATGCTGCGGATGATGGGCGCGGGCGCTGCCAGCGGCAGCGATTCCGCGCACCAGATCGCCGAGTGGGTGCACATGAACTTCCCCAGCGAGGACGTCGACGGAGTCACCGTCTACGACGTATCGCGATGA
- a CDS encoding sensor histidine kinase, whose product MSSNPPAEVGPAAPSRRWSPGAWSLQARLLVGQALLLALVCIGIGAATWVALGQYLVHQLDGQVVDAAGRSAMISGLPLPPAVGGFPSQPRTGPGPDFLDAPGQPVGMVAAVLRNGGDVSAGVLTTYGQRAQLTSAAQEQLTEVVPRTRAATVDLDGLGRYRLIATYNRFGEVIVVGLPMAEVDDTMIRVLLIFAVVAVVAVVVAAGLGVIVIRRALAPLNRVAATAAQVANLPLDRGEVTLPVRVPERDANPKTEVGQMGSALNRMLDHISAALSTRQASETRVRKFVADASHELRTPLTAIRGYSELAQRRSDEVPDEVAHAMGRVASEAERMTHLVEDLLLLARLDSGRPLEREPVDLSQLAVDAVSDAHIAGPDHEWNLDLPEEPVVVTGDAARLQQVLTNLLANARTHTGPGTTVTVTLTADAHHAEVRVVDDGPGIPPELQSEVFERFARGDSSRSRKGGSTGLGLAIVAAVVKAHNGTIDLRSRPGCTEFSVMLPTHSPFTADT is encoded by the coding sequence ATGTCCTCAAACCCGCCCGCTGAGGTCGGTCCCGCCGCGCCGAGTCGCCGTTGGTCGCCGGGTGCGTGGTCCCTGCAGGCGAGGTTGTTGGTCGGGCAGGCGCTGCTGCTTGCCTTGGTGTGCATCGGAATCGGCGCGGCCACCTGGGTGGCACTGGGCCAGTACCTGGTGCACCAACTCGACGGACAAGTCGTCGACGCCGCGGGACGCTCGGCGATGATCTCCGGCCTGCCGCTCCCGCCGGCTGTGGGCGGCTTCCCGTCGCAGCCCCGAACCGGCCCCGGTCCCGACTTCCTCGACGCGCCCGGACAGCCCGTGGGGATGGTGGCTGCAGTGTTGCGCAATGGCGGGGATGTCAGCGCCGGCGTACTCACCACCTACGGTCAGCGGGCGCAGTTGACTTCCGCGGCGCAGGAGCAGCTCACCGAGGTGGTTCCGCGGACCCGCGCCGCCACCGTCGACCTCGACGGGTTGGGGCGCTATCGCCTGATCGCCACCTACAACCGATTCGGTGAGGTCATCGTGGTCGGGCTGCCGATGGCCGAGGTCGACGACACCATGATCCGGGTGTTGTTGATCTTCGCCGTGGTCGCCGTCGTGGCGGTCGTCGTGGCTGCCGGACTCGGGGTCATCGTCATCCGGCGTGCGCTGGCCCCGCTGAACCGGGTTGCCGCCACCGCGGCGCAAGTGGCCAATCTGCCGCTGGACCGCGGTGAGGTGACGCTGCCGGTGCGGGTGCCCGAGCGAGATGCGAACCCGAAAACCGAAGTGGGGCAGATGGGTTCAGCGCTGAACCGGATGCTCGATCACATTTCGGCGGCGCTGTCGACGCGCCAGGCCAGTGAAACCAGGGTCCGCAAGTTCGTCGCCGACGCCAGTCACGAACTGCGTACGCCGCTGACCGCCATCCGCGGTTACAGCGAGCTGGCGCAGCGGCGCAGTGACGAGGTGCCCGACGAAGTGGCGCACGCCATGGGCCGGGTCGCCTCCGAGGCCGAACGGATGACCCATCTCGTGGAGGACCTGTTACTGCTGGCCAGGTTGGATTCCGGCCGACCGTTGGAACGCGAACCCGTTGACCTGTCCCAGTTGGCCGTCGATGCCGTCAGCGACGCCCACATCGCCGGACCCGATCACGAATGGAACCTCGACCTGCCCGAGGAGCCGGTGGTGGTGACCGGTGACGCTGCCCGGCTGCAGCAGGTGCTGACCAATCTGTTGGCCAACGCCAGAACCCACACCGGACCCGGCACCACGGTCACCGTGACGTTGACCGCTGATGCGCACCATGCCGAGGTGCGGGTGGTCGACGACGGCCCGGGAATTCCTCCCGAACTGCAGTCCGAGGTGTTCGAACGGTTCGCCCGCGGGGACTCGTCACGCTCCCGCAAGGGCGGCAGTACCGGGCTCGGACTGGCCATCGTCGCCGCGGTCGTCAAGGCGCACAACGGCACCATCGACCTGCGAAGTCGCCCAGGCTGCACCGAGTTCTCGGTGATGCTGCCCACTCATTCGCCTTTCACAGCTGACACATAG
- a CDS encoding response regulator transcription factor yields the protein MRRADGNPINVLVVDDETVLAEMVSMALRYEGWNITTAADGASAVAAARTNRPDVVVLDVMLPDMSGLEVLRRLREQNPHLPVLLLTAKDAVEDRIAGLTAGGDDYVTKPFSIEEVVLRLRALLRRTGVTTEDSGAQLVVGDLVLDEDSHEVTRGGDPISLTSTEFELLRFMMRNSKRVLSKAQILDRVWSYDFGGRSNIVELYISYLRKKIDSGREPMIHTLRGAGYVLKPAR from the coding sequence ATGCGCAGAGCCGACGGCAACCCCATCAACGTGCTGGTGGTCGACGACGAAACCGTCCTGGCCGAGATGGTGTCCATGGCGCTCCGCTACGAGGGCTGGAACATCACCACCGCCGCCGACGGTGCCTCGGCGGTTGCCGCCGCACGCACCAACCGGCCCGACGTGGTGGTGCTCGACGTGATGCTGCCGGACATGAGCGGCCTGGAGGTACTGCGCCGCCTGCGCGAGCAGAACCCGCACCTGCCGGTGCTGCTGCTGACCGCCAAGGATGCCGTCGAAGACCGGATCGCGGGGCTGACCGCCGGTGGCGACGACTACGTCACCAAACCGTTCAGCATCGAAGAGGTGGTACTGCGGCTGCGTGCTTTGCTGCGCCGCACCGGTGTCACCACCGAGGACAGCGGAGCGCAACTGGTGGTCGGCGACCTGGTGCTCGACGAGGACAGCCACGAAGTGACCCGCGGCGGCGACCCGATCTCGTTGACTTCCACCGAGTTCGAACTGCTGCGGTTCATGATGCGCAACTCCAAGCGTGTGCTGTCGAAGGCCCAGATCCTCGACCGGGTGTGGAGCTACGACTTCGGCGGGCGGTCCAACATCGTCGAGCTGTACATCTCCTACCTGCGCAAGAAAATCGACAGCGGCCGCGAGCCGATGATCCACACGCTGCGCGGCGCCGGATATGTCCTCAAACCCGCCCGCTGA
- a CDS encoding alpha/beta fold hydrolase — MTIVLVHGNPETDAIWGPLVDQLHRSESFSDEVVLLSPPGFGAPVPDGFDATYLAYRGWLEEQLSGFAEPVDLVGHDWGGGHVVNLVMHRPELVRSWVSDVVGLFDADYVWHDLAQVWQKPGEGEQLIESMLGGTLADRVARSEGLGWPTDVANAVAAGQNDEMKRAVLTLYRSAAQPALAELGRGLERASARPGLAILATEDGFVGTDEMRRRAAGRAGARVEVLDGLGHWWMLEDPAGGAAALTRFWSTLPN, encoded by the coding sequence ATGACCATTGTCCTGGTGCACGGCAACCCGGAAACCGACGCGATCTGGGGTCCCCTGGTCGACCAGCTCCATCGCAGTGAGTCCTTTTCGGACGAGGTGGTGCTGCTGTCACCACCCGGTTTCGGCGCGCCGGTGCCGGACGGCTTCGACGCCACCTATCTGGCTTACCGGGGCTGGCTCGAGGAGCAGCTGAGTGGATTCGCCGAGCCCGTCGACCTCGTGGGCCATGACTGGGGCGGCGGTCACGTGGTCAACCTGGTGATGCACCGGCCGGAGCTGGTGCGCAGCTGGGTCAGCGATGTTGTCGGGCTTTTCGACGCGGATTACGTCTGGCACGACCTGGCGCAGGTGTGGCAGAAGCCCGGTGAGGGCGAGCAGTTGATCGAAAGCATGCTGGGCGGCACCCTCGCGGACCGGGTCGCCCGCTCAGAGGGGCTCGGCTGGCCGACGGATGTCGCCAACGCCGTGGCTGCCGGCCAGAACGACGAGATGAAACGCGCGGTGCTGACGCTGTACCGCTCGGCTGCGCAACCGGCTCTCGCCGAACTCGGCCGCGGCCTGGAACGCGCGTCCGCACGACCCGGACTTGCGATCCTGGCCACCGAGGACGGCTTCGTGGGCACCGACGAGATGCGACGTCGTGCCGCGGGCCGGGCCGGCGCTCGAGTCGAAGTGCTTGACGGCCTGGGCCATTGGTGGATGCTCGAGGATCCGGCAGGTGGCGCCGCGGCGCTGACCCGCTTCTGGTCCACCCTGCCGAACTGA
- a CDS encoding DUF1622 domain-containing protein, which produces MTFIEVVELVGKVIDGVGVAVIAIGALIAAGFAVGRLRRKDTETYSKFREQLGRSILLGLELLVAADIIRTVAITPTAQSVGVLAGIVLIRTFLSWSLELEITGRWPWQKKAKPAPAQPATSAPDAATPSTTTRPE; this is translated from the coding sequence GTGACTTTCATCGAGGTCGTCGAACTCGTCGGCAAGGTGATCGACGGCGTGGGCGTCGCCGTCATCGCGATCGGCGCCTTGATAGCGGCGGGATTCGCTGTCGGCCGGCTGCGACGCAAAGACACCGAGACCTACTCGAAGTTCCGCGAGCAGCTGGGCCGCTCGATCCTGCTCGGCCTCGAGCTACTGGTGGCCGCCGACATCATCCGCACCGTCGCGATCACCCCCACCGCACAGAGTGTGGGTGTGCTCGCCGGCATCGTGTTGATCCGGACGTTCCTGAGCTGGTCGCTGGAGTTGGAGATCACCGGACGCTGGCCCTGGCAGAAGAAGGCGAAGCCTGCCCCTGCTCAGCCAGCCACTTCTGCGCCCGACGCTGCGACGCCCTCGACAACCACGCGTCCTGAATGA
- a CDS encoding helix-turn-helix transcriptional regulator has product MVRSPLTPQQLAAGKRLGAHLRQARGDRKLVEVAHAASISPETLRKIETGRLATPAFTTVAALAAVLGIPLEDLARICIPDLDLQETG; this is encoded by the coding sequence ATGGTGCGATCACCGTTGACTCCGCAGCAGCTTGCCGCCGGTAAGCGTCTCGGCGCTCACCTCCGCCAAGCACGTGGCGACCGCAAGCTCGTCGAAGTGGCGCACGCCGCGTCGATCTCGCCGGAGACCCTGCGCAAGATCGAGACCGGACGCCTGGCAACCCCGGCTTTCACCACGGTCGCCGCGCTCGCGGCAGTGTTGGGGATTCCACTGGAGGACCTCGCCCGCATCTGCATCCCCGACCTCGACCTGCAAGAGACCGGCTAG
- a CDS encoding cytochrome P450 has protein sequence MTDLAETDYFSDAAVAQDPYAYWDYLRSQGPVFREPNYGVVAVTGYQEVHAAFKDFESFSAVNAIGGPFPPLPFTPEGDDISEQIEAHRHLFPIFEHMVVMDPPDHGKARSLLGRLLTPRRLQENEDYIWALADRQIDEFIDNGRCEFLGEYGRPFATLAIADLLGVPEGDRDKLRYNLGAGVPPGSRVGALDSSPVGSNPLEYLDDLFSGYIAERRRQPADDVLSGLASATYPDGSIPELLEVVRPATFLFAAGQETVTKLLSSALQVLCERPDYQDRLRADPDLIGAFMEEALRIQSPTKVDFRLARKTTTLGGVHIPAGTVLMLCLGAANRDPRKFDNPNEFQLDRKNVREHIAFGRGIHTCAGAPLARVEGRVTLRRLLERTRDIRISEAEHGAADVRQYSYEPTFLLRGLTELHLEFTPAWT, from the coding sequence ATGACCGACCTCGCCGAGACCGACTACTTCTCCGACGCCGCCGTCGCGCAGGACCCGTACGCCTACTGGGATTACCTGCGCAGCCAGGGCCCGGTGTTCCGCGAACCGAACTACGGCGTCGTGGCCGTCACCGGTTATCAGGAAGTGCACGCGGCGTTCAAGGACTTCGAGTCGTTCTCGGCGGTCAACGCGATCGGCGGCCCGTTTCCGCCGCTGCCGTTCACGCCTGAAGGGGATGACATCAGTGAGCAGATCGAGGCGCACCGGCACCTGTTCCCGATCTTCGAACACATGGTGGTCATGGATCCGCCCGATCACGGGAAGGCGCGGTCCCTGCTGGGCCGGCTGCTGACACCGCGGCGGCTGCAGGAGAACGAGGACTACATCTGGGCGCTGGCGGATCGGCAGATCGACGAGTTCATCGACAACGGCCGATGCGAGTTCCTCGGCGAGTATGGGCGACCCTTCGCGACCCTGGCCATCGCCGACCTCTTGGGGGTGCCCGAAGGGGACCGCGACAAGCTCCGCTACAACCTGGGAGCAGGTGTCCCCCCGGGTAGCCGAGTCGGTGCACTGGACAGTTCACCGGTCGGCAGCAATCCGCTCGAGTACCTCGACGACCTGTTCAGCGGCTACATCGCCGAGCGGCGACGTCAGCCCGCCGACGATGTGCTGAGCGGGCTCGCTTCCGCCACCTATCCCGACGGGTCCATACCGGAGCTTCTCGAGGTGGTCCGACCGGCGACCTTCCTGTTCGCAGCCGGACAGGAGACGGTCACCAAGCTGCTCAGTTCGGCGCTGCAGGTGCTGTGCGAACGGCCCGACTACCAAGATCGGCTGCGGGCTGATCCTGACCTCATCGGCGCCTTCATGGAGGAGGCGCTGCGGATCCAGAGCCCCACCAAGGTGGACTTCCGCCTCGCACGCAAGACCACCACGCTCGGCGGTGTGCACATCCCTGCGGGCACCGTGTTGATGCTGTGCCTGGGCGCGGCCAACCGTGACCCGCGCAAGTTCGACAATCCCAACGAATTCCAGCTGGACCGCAAGAACGTTCGCGAGCACATCGCGTTCGGCCGCGGCATCCACACCTGCGCCGGCGCACCTCTGGCCCGGGTGGAAGGCCGGGTGACGCTGCGCCGCCTGCTCGAGCGGACGCGCGACATCCGGATCAGTGAGGCCGAGCACGGTGCCGCCGATGTCCGCCAGTACAGCTATGAGCCGACGTTCCTGCTGCGTGGTCTCACTGAGCTGCACCTCGAGTTCACTCCCGCCTGGACGTAA
- a CDS encoding ferredoxin translates to MTRRLRVDPQLCEAHALCVDLAPEVFDLGEDIATCAETPDESFWDDIEAAAAACPRQAILIEGN, encoded by the coding sequence ATGACTCGCAGGTTGCGTGTCGATCCGCAGCTGTGCGAGGCGCACGCGCTGTGTGTCGACCTCGCCCCGGAGGTCTTCGATCTCGGTGAGGACATCGCAACCTGCGCCGAGACGCCGGACGAGTCGTTCTGGGACGACATCGAGGCCGCGGCGGCCGCGTGCCCGCGCCAAGCCATCCTCATCGAAGGGAACTGA